A single Inediibacterium massiliense DNA region contains:
- a CDS encoding toprim domain-containing protein, which translates to MRGKNEYGNESLSTLEEKDKVRLRPGVIFGSDGIEGCQHTVMEIVGNSRDEAAEKFGDQIEIKRFKDGSIEVRDYGRGIPIEWNSKEQKYNWEIVFCILYGGGKYDKNDGSNYQFSIGLNGLGTAATQFASEYMDVTVLRDGYQYDLHFYKGENVTKNKEGYIKSKSDHNYTGTRIKWKPDLEVFNDIDIPLVFFQETLKRQAIVNKGITFTLYDEESGEEFTYFYEDGIADYVKEFNQDIGFTDLAYFELETMGKDREDKPEYKVKMEIAFCFNNEKNLLEYYHNSSFLEHGGSPDKAVKNSFVYAIDKQLNQEGKYKKGEKKITFQDIEDSLVLVVNTYSTITSYENQTKKAITNVFIKEAMNEFLKQKLEIYFIENRLEAEKILEQILVNKRSREKAEKTRIDVRKKLSKKIDNISNRVKKFVDCRSKDISKRELFIVEGDSALGSTKMGRDANFQAIIPVRGKILNCLKSDYEKIFKNDIIMDLLKVIGCGVEVKSKHLKELADFDMSKMSWNKLIICTDADVDGYQIRCLIITMLYVLIPTMIENGYVYIAESPLYEITSTQGKTYFAYTEKEKIKITNRLRGKYKLQRSKGLGENEPEMMWETTMCPETRRLIQVTPSEAQATKEAFELFLGDDLTGRKQFIEEYGHTYLDRSDIS; encoded by the coding sequence ATGAGGGGAAAAAATGAATATGGAAATGAAAGCCTTTCAACACTTGAAGAAAAGGATAAAGTGAGACTACGACCAGGGGTAATATTTGGTAGTGATGGGATTGAAGGGTGTCAGCATACAGTAATGGAAATCGTGGGAAACAGTAGGGATGAAGCAGCAGAAAAATTTGGGGATCAAATAGAGATAAAAAGATTTAAAGATGGGTCAATAGAAGTTAGAGATTATGGCCGTGGAATTCCTATTGAATGGAATTCAAAAGAGCAGAAATATAATTGGGAGATTGTATTTTGTATTCTCTACGGTGGTGGTAAATATGATAAAAATGATGGTAGCAATTATCAGTTTAGTATAGGATTAAACGGATTGGGTACAGCTGCAACTCAATTTGCATCTGAATATATGGACGTTACAGTATTAAGAGATGGTTATCAATATGATCTTCACTTTTATAAGGGCGAGAATGTAACAAAAAATAAAGAAGGATACATAAAGTCTAAGTCTGATCATAATTATACAGGAACGAGGATTAAGTGGAAACCAGATTTAGAGGTTTTTAATGATATTGATATTCCTCTTGTATTTTTTCAAGAAACTCTAAAAAGACAAGCCATTGTAAACAAGGGGATTACCTTTACTCTTTATGATGAGGAAAGTGGAGAAGAATTTACATATTTTTATGAAGATGGGATTGCAGATTATGTAAAAGAATTTAACCAAGATATAGGATTTACAGATTTAGCCTATTTTGAATTAGAAACTATGGGTAAAGATCGGGAAGATAAACCTGAATATAAGGTGAAAATGGAGATTGCCTTTTGCTTTAATAATGAAAAAAATCTTCTAGAGTATTACCACAATTCTTCTTTTTTGGAACATGGAGGCTCTCCAGATAAAGCTGTCAAAAATTCTTTTGTTTATGCCATAGATAAACAGTTAAATCAGGAAGGGAAATACAAAAAGGGAGAAAAAAAGATTACATTTCAAGATATAGAAGATAGCTTAGTACTAGTTGTGAATACATACAGTACAATAACCTCTTATGAAAATCAAACTAAAAAGGCAATTACAAATGTATTTATCAAAGAAGCGATGAACGAGTTTTTGAAACAAAAGCTAGAAATATATTTTATTGAAAATAGATTAGAAGCAGAAAAAATTCTAGAACAAATTCTAGTAAACAAGAGAAGTAGAGAAAAAGCTGAAAAGACACGTATTGACGTAAGAAAGAAACTAAGTAAAAAGATAGACAATATTAGTAATAGAGTAAAAAAGTTTGTGGATTGTAGAAGTAAGGATATCTCTAAAAGAGAACTATTTATCGTGGAAGGAGACTCTGCTCTTGGAAGTACAAAAATGGGTAGAGATGCAAACTTCCAAGCCATTATTCCTGTTCGTGGTAAGATTTTAAATTGTCTTAAATCTGATTATGAAAAGATTTTTAAAAATGATATTATTATGGATCTATTAAAAGTTATTGGTTGTGGAGTAGAAGTAAAATCAAAACATTTAAAAGAATTAGCAGATTTTGATATGAGTAAAATGTCATGGAATAAATTGATTATATGTACAGATGCAGATGTAGATGGATATCAAATCAGATGCTTGATTATTACTATGCTATATGTCCTCATACCTACAATGATCGAAAATGGATATGTGTATATAGCGGAATCTCCTTTGTATGAGATTACAAGTACACAAGGAAAAACATATTTTGCATATACAGAAAAAGAAAAAATAAAAATTACAAATAGATTAAGAGGAAAATATAAACTTCAAAGATCAAAAGGATTAGGAGAAAATGAACCAGAAATGATGTGGGAGACGACTATGTGTCCTGAAACAAGAAGACTGATCCAGGTTACTCCATCAGAGGCACAAGCTACGAAGGAAGCATTTGAACTATTTTTAGGAGATGATCTTACAGGAAGAAAGCAATTCATCGAAGAATATGGACACACATATTTAGATAGATCTGATATAAGTTAA
- a CDS encoding sensor histidine kinase yields MGLKIIKDKSLKYQFIVNFIKIIFLSFILSIISFIIYFKTFDYIYYPANYYENQLPSIIDKINEKNEEVLNRSFEGEMNKIVPSQGMLYQVLDREGNLIYGNMKKPLVKNKRELYENLNSILRLGNNNFAKVIPIFNKDNDMKGAIILKYQLKSTQKTKNYLMLRLYNLIILIPFVYIIIFTILYAKQLSKKLNKPINMLLDGAEKIKNKNLDFYINYKENNEIGKLCNAFEEMRIHLKDSLIKQWDLEEKRRENIENIAHDLKTPLTIVNTYSEALIDGIVQKDKFKDYIEVIKRNNERALVLLEDMNKISNIENPNFILEPREINMVEFLKIKEKDYRFLCEGKGINFKIDIIDLREKSFVDQFDTKSLEEVLDNMMSNSIRYTEKGDSIKINVLCKDDEIEFCIVDTGRGFSDQDLKNIFNKFYKGDKSRSFKTGHSGLGMYISKTLVEKHGGAITAKNNNPKGAIIEFHIRPIKRKILI; encoded by the coding sequence ATGGGACTTAAAATAATAAAAGATAAGAGTTTAAAATATCAATTTATAGTAAATTTTATAAAGATCATATTTTTAAGTTTTATTTTATCCATCATAAGCTTTATCATTTATTTTAAAACCTTTGATTATATTTATTACCCAGCAAATTATTATGAAAATCAATTGCCCAGTATTATAGATAAAATTAATGAAAAAAATGAAGAGGTTTTAAATAGAAGTTTTGAAGGTGAAATGAATAAAATTGTACCAAGTCAAGGAATGTTATATCAGGTTTTAGATCGTGAAGGGAATTTAATATATGGAAATATGAAAAAGCCTTTAGTGAAAAACAAAAGGGAATTATATGAAAATTTAAATTCTATTTTAAGATTGGGAAACAATAACTTTGCTAAAGTTATACCTATCTTTAACAAAGATAATGATATGAAGGGTGCTATCATATTAAAGTATCAATTGAAAAGCACTCAGAAAACAAAAAATTATTTAATGCTTAGATTGTATAATTTAATCATATTGATACCTTTTGTATATATAATTATCTTTACAATATTATATGCTAAGCAATTAAGCAAAAAATTAAATAAACCTATAAATATGCTATTAGATGGAGCTGAAAAAATAAAAAATAAGAATTTGGATTTTTATATAAATTACAAAGAGAATAATGAAATTGGAAAGCTTTGTAATGCTTTTGAAGAGATGAGAATTCATCTTAAAGATTCTTTAATCAAACAATGGGATTTAGAAGAAAAGAGACGAGAAAATATAGAAAATATTGCTCATGATTTAAAAACTCCTCTTACTATAGTCAATACTTATTCGGAAGCTTTAATAGATGGCATAGTTCAGAAAGATAAGTTTAAAGACTATATAGAGGTAATCAAAAGAAATAACGAAAGAGCCTTAGTATTATTAGAAGATATGAATAAAATATCTAATATTGAAAATCCTAATTTTATTTTGGAGCCTAGAGAAATTAATATGGTAGAATTTCTAAAGATCAAAGAGAAGGACTACAGATTCTTATGCGAAGGAAAAGGAATAAATTTTAAAATAGATATAATAGATTTAAGAGAAAAAAGCTTTGTGGATCAATTTGATACCAAATCTTTAGAAGAAGTTTTAGATAATATGATGTCTAATAGCATTAGATATACAGAAAAAGGAGACTCTATAAAAATTAATGTCCTATGTAAAGATGATGAGATAGAATTTTGTATTGTAGATACAGGAAGGGGTTTTAGTGATCAGGATTTAAAAAATATTTTTAATAAATTTTATAAAGGAGACAAATCTCGTTCATTTAAAACAGGACATTCTGGTTTAGGTATGTATATTTCAAAGACTCTAGTTGAAAAACATGGAGGAGCAATTACAGCGAAAAATAATAATCCAAAGGGAGCTATTATTGAGTTTCATATAAGGCCTATAAAAAGAAAAATACTCATATAA
- a CDS encoding class I SAM-dependent methyltransferase, which translates to MFSFYSKLSTEVYNIDKPIGHSFGDVEFYKERLKPVKGRILEPAVGTGRILVPLLEEGFTVGGIDSSSEMLSLCNSHCEERGFKTNLYQKNMQSFSLPYKYEAIIIPAGSFLLLENSIDAMNGLKCFYEHLDIDGRLIIDLFMPSNFNTGYTSTRTWGTPAGDLITLNESLVEVNFINQYTVSHLRYEKWCNNQLIQTELERLSLRWYGVEEFRLILEKIGFKDIIISSDYKFDVYPTDKNQIITFEAYRK; encoded by the coding sequence ATGTTTAGTTTTTATAGTAAGCTCTCTACAGAAGTATACAATATAGATAAGCCTATTGGACACTCCTTTGGTGATGTGGAATTTTACAAAGAAAGACTTAAACCTGTTAAAGGAAGAATTCTTGAACCAGCAGTGGGAACAGGCCGTATTTTAGTTCCCCTATTAGAAGAAGGTTTCACTGTAGGTGGTATAGATTCATCTTCTGAGATGCTAAGTTTATGTAACTCTCATTGTGAAGAAAGAGGTTTTAAAACTAACCTTTATCAGAAAAATATGCAATCTTTTTCTTTACCTTATAAATATGAAGCAATCATTATTCCTGCAGGCTCCTTTTTACTACTAGAAAATTCAATTGATGCTATGAATGGATTAAAATGCTTCTATGAACATCTTGATATAGATGGACGTCTTATTATAGATCTATTTATGCCATCAAATTTTAATACTGGATATACTTCAACAAGAACTTGGGGTACTCCTGCCGGAGACTTAATCACCTTAAACGAATCCCTTGTCGAAGTTAATTTTATTAATCAATATACAGTTTCCCATTTGCGATATGAAAAATGGTGCAACAATCAGTTGATACAAACTGAATTGGAACGTTTGTCACTTAGATGGTATGGCGTAGAGGAATTCAGATTAATTCTAGAGAAAATTGGATTTAAAGATATTATTATTTCTTCTGATTATAAGTTTGATGTATATCCTACAGATAAAAATCAAATCATTACTTTTGAAGCATATCGTAAATAA
- a CDS encoding DNA gyrase/topoisomerase IV subunit A encodes MDNNVTQMNVIDTIESNYMPYSMSVIVSRALPEIDGLKPSHRKLLYTMYKMGLLKGQKTKSANIVGQTMRLNPHGDQAIYQTMVRLTRGNETLLHPYIDSKGNFGKNYSRDMACAAPRYTEAKLEKICEEFFSEIGKNTVEFIPNYDNTMDEPILLPTTFPNILVNPNLGIAVGMASNICSFNLKEICDTTIQLMKNENIDIMTYLKGPDFSTGGELIYNEKDIKKIYDEGKGSFYIRGKYNYDRKNRCIDIIEIPYTTNLETIIDQITELVKAGKIKDITDIRDETDKNGLKITIDIKKSTDVEQLMLRLFKYTKLQDSFSCNFNILVKGQPKVLGVKSILLEWINFRMECIKKGLQYDYDRKSEKLHLLKGLEKILLDLDKAVQIVRDTKKDKDVIPNLMKGFEVDELQAEFIAEIKLRNFNQEYILTKTKDSKNLQKELEELEETLNSDEKIKKIIIKQLSNVSKKYGQDRKTMIIGQNKIEEIKEEDLIEDYDLKLFLTNEGYLKKISLASLRGFNEQKLKEEDFIVQEVDATNKSEILLFTNKHRVYKKKAYELEDCKSSSLGQYLQNLLGFDEDEKIIHIVATIDYSGYMLFFFKNGKCTKILLSSYETKTNRTQLVNAYSDRNELVCMMKMEEESELVAISNTNKILIFNTDEIEVKTNRKSSGVQVLMSQKRSTLKEIKSFEEVNYKNPNDYRESIPSIGNSLRKKDKEREVR; translated from the coding sequence ATGGATAATAATGTTACACAAATGAATGTAATCGACACTATAGAAAGCAACTATATGCCTTACTCTATGTCGGTTATTGTATCAAGAGCACTACCAGAGATTGATGGATTAAAACCATCTCATAGAAAACTATTATATACAATGTATAAAATGGGACTATTAAAAGGACAAAAAACAAAGTCAGCAAATATTGTTGGACAAACTATGAGACTAAATCCTCATGGAGATCAAGCCATCTATCAAACAATGGTAAGGTTAACAAGAGGGAATGAGACATTGCTACATCCGTATATAGACAGTAAGGGAAACTTTGGTAAGAACTACTCAAGAGATATGGCTTGCGCTGCTCCTAGGTATACAGAGGCAAAATTAGAAAAAATATGTGAAGAATTTTTTAGTGAAATAGGAAAAAATACAGTAGAATTTATACCAAACTATGACAACACAATGGATGAACCTATATTGCTACCAACTACATTTCCAAATATTTTAGTAAATCCAAACTTAGGTATCGCTGTAGGTATGGCAAGTAATATCTGTAGCTTTAATTTAAAAGAAATATGTGATACAACCATTCAGTTAATGAAAAATGAAAATATAGATATTATGACATATTTAAAAGGTCCTGACTTTTCCACTGGAGGAGAACTAATCTACAATGAAAAAGATATAAAAAAAATATATGATGAGGGAAAAGGTAGCTTTTACATAAGGGGCAAGTATAATTATGATCGGAAGAATCGGTGTATTGATATTATAGAGATTCCTTATACTACAAATCTGGAAACAATCATTGATCAAATTACAGAATTAGTAAAGGCAGGTAAAATTAAAGACATTACAGATATAAGAGACGAAACAGATAAGAATGGACTAAAAATTACTATAGATATTAAAAAATCTACAGATGTAGAACAATTAATGTTAAGGCTATTTAAATACACAAAGTTACAAGATAGCTTCAGTTGCAATTTTAACATTTTAGTAAAAGGGCAGCCTAAGGTTTTAGGTGTTAAGAGTATATTATTAGAGTGGATTAATTTTAGAATGGAATGTATTAAAAAAGGACTACAATACGATTATGATAGAAAATCAGAAAAGCTGCATTTATTAAAAGGATTAGAAAAAATACTACTTGATTTAGATAAAGCAGTACAAATTGTAAGAGATACTAAAAAAGATAAAGATGTAATTCCAAACCTAATGAAAGGGTTTGAAGTAGATGAGCTTCAAGCTGAATTTATTGCTGAAATCAAATTAAGAAACTTCAATCAAGAATATATCCTAACGAAAACTAAAGATAGTAAAAATCTTCAAAAAGAGTTAGAGGAATTAGAAGAAACCCTAAATAGTGATGAAAAGATCAAAAAAATAATCATAAAGCAGTTATCAAATGTATCAAAAAAGTATGGACAAGATAGAAAGACTATGATTATTGGGCAGAATAAGATAGAAGAAATCAAGGAAGAAGACCTTATTGAAGACTATGATTTAAAGTTATTTCTTACAAATGAAGGGTATCTTAAGAAAATCTCTTTAGCGAGTTTGAGGGGTTTTAATGAACAAAAATTAAAAGAAGAAGATTTTATTGTACAAGAAGTGGATGCAACAAATAAATCTGAGATCCTTCTATTTACAAATAAGCATAGAGTATATAAAAAGAAAGCTTATGAACTTGAAGATTGTAAAAGTAGCAGCCTAGGGCAATATCTTCAAAATCTATTGGGCTTTGATGAAGATGAGAAGATTATACATATAGTTGCAACCATCGATTATAGTGGATACATGCTATTTTTCTTTAAAAATGGAAAATGTACGAAAATATTATTATCAAGCTATGAAACAAAAACAAACAGAACACAGCTTGTGAATGCTTACTCAGATCGTAATGAATTGGTATGCATGATGAAAATGGAAGAGGAATCAGAATTGGTCGCAATTAGTAATACAAACAAGATACTTATATTTAACACAGATGAAATAGAGGTAAAAACAAATAGAAAATCCTCAGGGGTACAGGTACTCATGTCACAAAAAAGAAGTACCTTAAAAGAAATTAAATCTTTTGAGGAAGTGAATTATAAAAATCCAAATGATTATAGAGAAAGCATTCCTTCTATAGGAAACTCTTTAAGGAAAAAGGACAAAGAAAGGGAAGTTAGGTAA
- a CDS encoding DUF3841 domain-containing protein, with the protein MKAVRFIILWTIQDITGYNQLKENKILRGTEEYIEEDFKRAYNWMVEKMKERLKAQMPDLSAYPVWAWYQWMNASKRKPDLRYSGYGERGTKLYRIEFEIEDDKVLLSDFDLYHYVLNDWYIPKNEEDHNLFYKEMEKNNITLFDLQDMNKNSKILDELRFKVENSWDRIFNLDRYDEYIDNPQGQKSIQATFWELPWEEVTDVKEFIAR; encoded by the coding sequence ATGAAGGCGGTGAGGTTTATAATACTTTGGACGATTCAAGATATAACTGGATATAATCAATTGAAAGAAAATAAGATTTTACGTGGTACAGAAGAATATATTGAGGAAGATTTTAAACGAGCATATAATTGGATGGTTGAAAAAATGAAAGAAAGATTGAAGGCACAAATGCCTGATTTATCAGCATATCCAGTCTGGGCATGGTATCAGTGGATGAATGCTAGTAAAAGAAAGCCTGATTTAAGATATAGTGGTTATGGAGAAAGAGGAACAAAATTATATAGAATTGAATTTGAAATTGAAGATGATAAAGTATTATTATCTGATTTCGATTTATATCATTATGTACTGAATGATTGGTATATACCTAAAAATGAAGAAGATCATAATTTATTCTATAAAGAAATGGAGAAAAATAATATAACACTATTTGATTTACAGGATATGAATAAAAATTCAAAAATACTAGATGAACTGAGATTTAAAGTAGAAAACAGTTGGGATCGAATATTTAATTTAGATAGATATGATGAATATATAGATAATCCTCAAGGTCAAAAATCAATACAAGCTACATTTTGGGAACTACCATGGGAAGAAGTAACTGATGTAAAAGAATTTATTGCTAGATAG
- a CDS encoding TraX family protein, protein MILGKSKEGLTGFQIKFLALIFMLCDHIHYFFEFTGKVPIIFSWIGRLAGDLFLFTMIEGYTHTSNKKKYFTRIYLMAVFMGFIKYVIQFSHQFQRGDGFYPENGIFSTFVILIIIFQGIDYIKEKKRLKGMGFIVSPFIISYIFQLWILPIISMPIATYVYIVVNTLLPSPFLVEGGIYVILTGVILYICKENRKLQFISYGIFVLTWMIGIPLLYIRPISLKLMFTDYYEWMGVFALIFMFLYNGEKGKSMKKLFYIFYPAHIYILYILSFLLYGLKY, encoded by the coding sequence ATGATTTTAGGAAAAAGCAAAGAAGGACTTACAGGATTTCAAATTAAATTTTTAGCTCTTATATTTATGCTCTGTGACCATATTCATTATTTTTTTGAATTTACAGGTAAAGTGCCTATTATATTTTCGTGGATTGGTAGATTAGCAGGAGATTTGTTTTTATTTACAATGATAGAAGGGTACACCCATACTTCTAATAAAAAGAAATATTTTACAAGAATTTATTTAATGGCTGTATTTATGGGATTTATAAAATATGTCATTCAATTTTCACATCAATTTCAAAGAGGGGATGGATTTTACCCTGAGAATGGTATATTTTCAACCTTTGTAATCTTAATCATTATATTTCAGGGAATAGATTATATAAAAGAGAAAAAAAGATTAAAAGGTATGGGATTTATAGTATCTCCATTTATAATATCTTATATATTTCAATTGTGGATTTTGCCAATTATATCAATGCCAATAGCTACATATGTTTATATCGTAGTAAATACATTACTTCCTTCTCCTTTTTTAGTAGAGGGTGGTATATATGTAATTTTGACAGGTGTGATATTGTATATATGTAAGGAAAATAGAAAACTACAATTTATCTCTTATGGGATATTTGTATTAACCTGGATGATAGGCATACCTCTATTATATATTAGACCTATTAGTTTAAAACTTATGTTTACAGATTATTATGAGTGGATGGGTGTTTTTGCTTTAATTTTTATGTTTTTATATAATGGAGAGAAAGGCAAATCTATGAAGAAGTTATTTTATATATTCTATCCTGCCCACATATATATACTATATATTTTATCTTTTTTATTATATGGACTGAAATATTAA
- the abc-f gene encoding ribosomal protection-like ABC-F family protein — protein sequence MLLIECNKIKKYFGDRLILNVDHLKIDSEDRIGIVGKNGVGKTTLMNILSQRLEPDEGSLKLYGKFEYISQLEPPNRKNISDEMASKFDVESTWDENMSGGEKARFKFAQALDSHSMMVFADEPTSNVDMEGVELIEEKFGAYRGALIVISHDRSFLDKLCNQILEIENGKIKSYKGNYSDYREQKIKERERDQFEYEEYVKEKKRLGEVMDQIKQKSKNIKRVPNRMGNSEARLHKMGGQKAKANLNRAVKNAQKRIEHMKVKEKPREQEKIKLDIMDSNGLHSKIIIEGKNINKAFANKIIFKNAEFTIYNGSRVALIGPNGSGKTTLMKMIMNNEDAITIAQGAKIGYFSQDMNLLNKNASIIENVMESSAYPENFARLLLARLLFKGEMIYKKVDILSGGERVKVSFAKILLQDINLLILDEPTNYMDIDAIEVIEETLKEYDRTLLFVSHDRSFVDHVANQIMTIKDQKIEIFIGNYTEYLARNNKSTDYHKEKIQNQEMILRNRLSEVIGRLSMPSKKDDTEVLDKEYYKILGALKRLKG from the coding sequence ATGTTATTAATTGAGTGCAATAAGATCAAAAAATATTTTGGGGATCGGTTGATACTAAATGTAGATCACTTAAAAATTGATTCGGAAGACCGAATAGGGATAGTAGGTAAAAATGGAGTAGGGAAAACTACTTTGATGAATATATTAAGTCAAAGGTTAGAGCCTGATGAAGGTAGTCTGAAGTTATATGGAAAATTTGAGTATATATCGCAGCTCGAACCACCCAATAGAAAAAATATAAGTGATGAGATGGCTTCGAAATTCGATGTTGAATCTACTTGGGATGAGAATATGAGTGGGGGAGAAAAGGCAAGATTTAAGTTTGCACAGGCGTTAGATAGTCATAGTATGATGGTATTTGCAGACGAACCCACTAGTAATGTGGACATGGAAGGGGTTGAGCTTATTGAGGAGAAATTTGGAGCATATCGAGGTGCTCTGATTGTTATTTCTCATGATCGAAGTTTTTTAGATAAGTTATGCAATCAGATTCTAGAGATAGAAAATGGCAAAATCAAAAGTTATAAAGGTAATTACAGCGATTATAGGGAGCAGAAGATTAAGGAAAGGGAAAGAGATCAATTTGAGTATGAAGAATATGTAAAAGAGAAGAAACGACTTGGCGAAGTTATGGATCAGATTAAACAAAAGTCTAAAAATATAAAAAGAGTTCCTAATAGGATGGGAAATTCTGAAGCTAGACTTCATAAGATGGGAGGGCAAAAGGCCAAGGCTAATCTTAATAGGGCAGTTAAAAATGCTCAAAAAAGAATTGAACACATGAAGGTAAAGGAAAAACCCAGAGAACAAGAAAAAATTAAGTTAGATATTATGGATTCCAATGGACTTCATAGTAAAATTATTATAGAAGGAAAAAATATAAATAAAGCTTTTGCTAATAAGATCATATTTAAAAATGCAGAATTCACCATTTATAATGGATCTAGAGTGGCATTGATCGGTCCTAATGGTAGTGGAAAAACTACCTTAATGAAGATGATTATGAATAATGAGGATGCCATAACAATTGCTCAAGGAGCAAAGATCGGGTACTTTAGTCAGGATATGAATTTACTCAATAAAAATGCAAGTATTATTGAAAATGTCATGGAGAGTAGTGCCTATCCTGAGAATTTTGCAAGATTATTACTAGCTAGACTTTTGTTTAAAGGAGAAATGATCTATAAGAAGGTTGATATACTTAGTGGTGGAGAGAGAGTAAAAGTTTCCTTTGCCAAGATATTATTACAAGATATTAACTTACTAATATTAGATGAACCTACGAATTATATGGATATTGATGCTATTGAAGTCATAGAAGAAACTCTTAAGGAATATGATCGAACATTATTGTTTGTTTCTCATGATCGAAGTTTTGTAGATCATGTTGCAAATCAAATTATGACAATTAAAGATCAAAAAATAGAAATATTTATAGGAAACTATACGGAATATTTGGCTAGAAACAATAAGTCTACGGATTATCATAAAGAAAAAATTCAAAACCAAGAGATGATATTAAGAAATCGTCTTTCAGAAGTTATAGGAAGATTATCTATGCCATCTAAAAAGGATGATACAGAAGTATTAGATAAGGAATATTATAAAATATTAGGTGCACTAAAGAGACTGAAAGGGTAG
- a CDS encoding response regulator transcription factor, producing the protein METILIIDDELDMVMIIKDVLENNGYNVLTAYNGFDGIELSKKRPDLIILDIMMPDIDGFHVCHTIRDYVTCPILFLSAKDSETDKIKGLAIGGDDYITKPFSLKELVMRVKVHLRREKRYLNREAEDFLQFKNLKIDLKGMIVTVNGKDLNLTKKEFEIVELLSLYPGQVFSKEQIYEKIWGFDGMGCTWTVTEHIKNIRSKILTMEDNNQYIVTVWGVGYKWDLK; encoded by the coding sequence ATGGAGACGATTCTCATTATCGATGATGAATTAGATATGGTTATGATCATAAAAGATGTATTAGAGAATAATGGATACAATGTATTAACAGCATATAATGGTTTTGATGGGATTGAATTATCTAAAAAAAGACCAGATTTAATCATTTTAGATATTATGATGCCAGATATAGATGGTTTTCATGTATGTCATACAATTCGTGATTATGTAACTTGTCCGATTTTATTTTTATCTGCCAAAGATTCGGAAACAGATAAAATAAAGGGATTAGCTATTGGTGGAGATGATTACATCACAAAACCCTTTAGCTTAAAAGAGTTGGTTATGAGAGTGAAAGTTCATTTAAGACGAGAAAAAAGATATTTAAATAGAGAGGCTGAAGATTTTTTACAATTTAAAAATTTAAAGATAGACCTTAAAGGGATGATTGTTACAGTCAATGGTAAAGATTTAAATCTTACTAAAAAAGAGTTTGAAATAGTTGAACTCTTATCCCTTTATCCTGGACAAGTCTTTTCAAAAGAGCAGATATATGAAAAAATATGGGGATTTGATGGTATGGGATGTACTTGGACTGTTACGGAACATATTAAAAACATTAGATCTAAAATTTTAACCATGGAAGACAACAATCAATATATCGTTACGGTTTGGGGTGTTGGGTATAAATGGGACTTAAAATAA